One part of the Ailuropoda melanoleuca isolate Jingjing chromosome 6, ASM200744v2, whole genome shotgun sequence genome encodes these proteins:
- the LOC100470095 gene encoding phospholipid scramblase 2, which produces MDASTRDNIHLSTWTGIFDAVLSCFETSKNYEVMNDQGQRIYFAEERSNCFFRYLCGPSRSFTMTIYDNVGRDVITMHKALRNCYLQKDYMYFELWS; this is translated from the exons ATGGATGCAAGCACCAGGGACAATATCCACCTGTCCACCTGGACTGGAATATTTGATGCAG TTCTCAGTTGTTTTGAAACTAGTAAAAATTACGAAGTCATGAACGATCAAGGACAGAGAATTTATTTTGCAGAAGAGAGAAGTAATTGTTTCTTCCGATACCTCTGTGGACCTTCAAGATCTTTTACCATGACAATTTATGATAATGTAGGCCGTGATGTCATTACTATGCATAAAGCTTTAAGAAACTGCTACCTACAAAAG gACTACATGTACTTTGAACTCTGGTCATAA